The following coding sequences are from one Primulina eburnea isolate SZY01 chromosome 15, ASM2296580v1, whole genome shotgun sequence window:
- the LOC140815557 gene encoding uncharacterized protein translates to MIVLSWNCRGLGNPRAVPVLRELIRTHTPDIIFLFETLVHAQKLEDIRTKIGYEGCFAVNRDWRSGGIGVFWRRSSTCSLLSFSNNHVDMEILDSAIGGWRLTGFYGIPERHRRRESWNLLRTISTASTLPWCIIGDFNDLLHLEDKQGLVEHPEWLFKGFRDAVNDCALQEISMQGYTFTCSRRRGKPNAVEERLDRAFGNFEWMVLFPDAQLSNLVADISDHSPLLLKTTQPEVFIKQRKFRFENKWLREPHFQELVQHSWDVGSGHDLLPRLEMCADLLSTWGKQRFVAFKQSINQYKQKLKQLRNYSNPESVEEYDATRKNMIDLLVQEEDHWRQRAKTF, encoded by the coding sequence ATGATCGTTTTAAGTTGGAACTGCCGAGGATTGGGCAATCCGAGGGCAGTTCCTGTGCTACGTGAGTTAATAAGAACTCACACACCAGATATCATCTTCCTTTTTGAAACTCTGGTTCATGCCCAAAAGTTAGAGGATATACGTACAAAGATTGGTTATGAAGGATGTTTTGCTGTAAATCGAGATTGGAGAAGTGGAGGAATTGGTGTATTTTGGCGACGTTCTTCTACATGTTCACTGCTATCATTTTCGAATAATCATGTGGACATGGAAATACTGGATTCCGCCATAGGTGGATGGCGCTTGACTGGTTTTTATGGCATTCCAGAAAGACACCGGCGAAGAGAGTCTTGGAATCTTCTTAGGACTATTTCTACTGCATCCACTCTGCCGTGGTGTATAATTGGTGACTTCAATGACCTGTTACATCTTGAGGACAAGCAAGGATTGGTTGAGCATCCAGAATGGTTGTTCAAAGGCTTCCGGGACGCTGTCAATGATTGTGCCCTCCAGGAAATCTCGATGCAAGGATACACATTTACCTGCTCTCGTAGGAGGGGTAAGCCAAATGCAGTTGAGGAAAGGCTTGATCGAGCTTTTGGAAATTTTGAGTGGATGGTTCTTTTCCCAGATGCCCAATTGAGTAATCTGGTTGCTGATATCTCTGACCACTCACCATTGTTACTGAAGACTACTCAACCTGAAGTTTTTATCAAACAGCGTAAGTTTCGGTTTGAGAACAAATGGCTACGAGAACCTCATTTTCAAGAATTAGTACAACACAGTTGGGATGTTGGGTCAGGTCACGATCTTCTTCCAAGACTTGAGATGTGCGCTGACTTATTATCCACTTGGGGAAAACAACGCTTTGTTGCGTTCAAACAAAGTATAAATCAATACAAACAGAAGCTGAAACAACTCAGGAATTATTCGAATCCTGAATCGGTGGAAGAATATGATGCAACAAGAAAAAATATGATTGACCTCCTAGTGCAAGAAGAAGATCATTGGCGCCAACGAGCAAAGACATTCTAG